The DNA window agttttcgagaacacgatcgctcgaaaaagaagatattgtttagtttttggttctttttaaactctgggtagccggctaccgaagcaatttcaactccacatagccgatcgtgggagtattgcctagaaaagctaatcttatctgcataataggccggatcactatttattgcgacattatttagactaatttctctataccttctccacaatatatttttgggttgcaaactactgagtgataacacgttatacacacaaagagttatgatagctcgagatgttataaatcaacgaaagtatttcctagttctaatatcggattgtttgcgaaatacacgtatacgaccgattatatcgaacattaaagggaaatacagaggatcgttaacctgatgcacgggcttgccaccaataacgtaacttgaaattagattcattaaaacagacgcggcgaattttcagtatgtattgacccgcgatcatcgatactagtcaaattaaagtcttattggagctgatttcccaacaactattcatttttacggtattgctttctccgctagatctgttcgcaccctctcattttACTACTATTgtcagaaggctgatagcacccagtcgtcgccggtctatgGACCCAATGCCATTAAtaaacttagactcgcgtggagacatgagatagaattgaaagctaaccaatgaacatgacagcaaaacacttaatcttcgtgctgacataactgaaggtaattgcttaccggtccccgattcctctcgcgaattgtcaattctcaaacctcatacatgattgaagtcatcattccactcaaacaaggccatgttttccctaagcacattgaatgctctttggatcagttcccccgttggtaaaacaaaccctaaagaaacatagaaattagtttgctcagtccaaagaaaagtttgccgaccggcagatacgtgttcccttacagtgccatcacatcaacgaacacccaaaatttacatgcgataaaatatctgcaatcccgaatattaaagaatcaaaacctctactcattcacaaaaaaataagaaagtaaaaaaacagttgaatatccaaggcggctccaAAGATGAATGACACctatgaaacacccaataaaaaatatgcgacaagggacgcggacgaaattagctgaatACCGactggctggtttgccacctatttttcgggcgaagaattttggggcgacacctggtagtcgctagtcgctggtgaaaccccaattatttgaatatgctaatttttcttattgccgtatcttttttcacttttcggattgaatttttttctctgaaaaaccacTCTTCACTATTCCTAGAATATACACCGCGTTTCTggatgttttctgtgcactttcaCCGTCcctgcatcgggaatcgacggcccgtaatgcgaggaaaagacaCTTTTTCACTTGCCGGAACTCGactttcacaaactgtcaccactcgcgtcactcccatttcaccgaatgtttatagaccatataaacccaaagatatgaataaaagttaaaaagtgatgatttttttctatggaaaattttccatgcacgattatgacatgtcatacaaattttgtcatcaatacacgcctatgacacgtgtgagtgcgacttttgtttacgttcatagtaaaaactcgcaacatagtcaaccgatcttcgtaatatttgagagattaatgcagaacagatagaagcatcaattgtcttctttggattgttaataccatttataagtttcaagatattcaatctcaaactttaaaaatcatttttctcgaaatgtgctaaatggcgcttgtcataagacagcacaacagcgacgaaatgtcaaagtaagctcagatgccaaaattcacatcatttggacaattttagacccccaccCACTTCgcaagaatttttttgaaattggtagtatgggaaaatatggaggaaaaatacattaaatgctataacttttgaagtagcaatcagaaaattacaattttttgaaaggaaataatcttagtatttgaatggagatattcttttttggggtactgggtcattttggccccaaaattccatatttttaatgattattCTGCTCCGTgacgcaaatcatacatattttgtagtttttctagtgtcaaaaaatctcagaaatcaaacggaacccttttgaccttagtccgaatacgagaagttggggttaaatggctttttgtcattcatattaaatattatcattttctcatacatatatctcaattattcttcaatcaattttcataaaatgtaacttgttgaacgtgtaaaattctggggaataaaacaaaaataaaaacgttagagttaaaattcagaaacatcaaactttttgatatttactctacaaatctcatttttttcattatttgtcctaatacctcaacttcccctatttttccaggaatgaaagttttctcatgtgatcccaaagcatattttacactaaaagtagtaaatcaaataagaattaaatggagttaatatgtgcgattttatgataaaaatgtgaaatcgacactatttgtcagataatttgatgttcctgaattttaccggtaacgaatctatttttgttataatcctaaggattttatacgttcaacaaggtgagtgaagaataatagagatatatgaacgaaaaaatgatgaagtttaatatgaatgacaaaaggccatttaaccccaacttctcgtatttggacaaaggtcaaaaaggctccgatcgatttttgagattttttcacattagaaaaactacaaaatatgtatgatttgcatcacggagcagaaaaatcattaaaaatatgggattttggggccaaaatgacccagtaccccactttcccgtattttcctagaaacaaaaataacttcaaatactaagattattttctttcaaaagaggtataaattgtaatttgctgattgctacttcaaaagttatagcatttaatgtatttttcctccatattttcccataccaccaatttcaaaaaatttcaagcgaagtgggcgggggtctaaaattgtccaaatgatgtgaaatttggcatctgagctttcTTTGATATTTGTCAATTtgagaatgcaaaaaaaaaaattttgcaatACCCTACTGTATATATTGAAGCAAATCATTTGTTTgcaatttaattttctttaacaaatattttattataacAAGAATCACGGGTAAACATATCTCAAATCCagtgtaaaaatgtttttgctgaAGTGATGAAATCCGAAAGTTCAAATGCATAGTGGAAGGATGCAAAACAGGTGTACTATTTATTACTGTAATGGTCTAAGGCTAGCCTAGTACGCTAACCATTGAATGCTGGCCTTCGAGGTCTCACGAAAGGAAGGTTTCGCCATGAACTGTACCAAAgatctgttttgcttttgtgtttgataaaatgaaaattgaaaatctaaattgagctcgggcttttaaactgtatgctgcaattataatctagtaacctgttttcactccttggcggttttcactcctcaggagccaaaaaaaaacatgagtgatgaaatcatggattttaatgatttgtcaAACTATGGTTTCATCAACGCATGCTGATTGGAGTCATTTTTGAAACACTGCATTTTTTTAATGTCTGTAATTATTCAATCTCGACTTTTCTGTTTGATTCTGATTTCAATCATTTCAGGAGCTCTGATTTCAAGTATTTCTGGTTTTCTTAATTCTTAGATTGTTGAATTACTACTCTTAAAGTTTTAACATTTCTGTGGACTAGGCTAACTGTAAGATTGTTGTTGGGTTGCAAAATATGGGTCCTAATATTCTCTGTTTTCAAGTTGCTGGGTCCTTATAGTGGTAAATACTCAAAATTCTTGAATTTCTGTATTCTTAGAATTAGACATTTGTGGGGTTGGATTTCTGTGTTCCTGAGTTTCTCGTAGTCGAAATTTTCTATATTCGTTAAGAACTTGCCTACACAGATTCAATTCCACAGGAATTTCAGATTTAATTGATTCTTCCATCTCTAGGTTCCTGAATAAAAGAATTTCCGCATTTCCACAAGTAGATTCCCAACATATTGAATGAAACGCATATCTGGACTTGTCTGTGTAAACAACACAACACGTTGAGAACTACGTCAAGCCTGATACCCAATAGATGCCGAGTGCCCGTTCTTGACGTATGGCAGTTGTCGAAATTCGCAAAAAATATCTTGTCCATCGAGCGATCTGTGGATTTGGTAAAAAGAATCAATCATTCATCTGGGACGTTCAACGGACAAATCTACGGGTGCGAATACATAAAAAACTACATCAGATCCTTAATGGCTCACTAAACGACAAAACAAACTGCCATGGCACCAACAATGTTTTTGTACCAGCCACTTCAGTGCTTCTAGATTACTAGATATCCCACTGCAGCGTAGGGAACCACCAGTTACACTGAATCAGCGCGGTTCTTCAAATACGGTTTAAACATTTAATCTTAATTCACGAAAAATATGCAAAGTTTAACACAAAATAGCATCTGGTAGATTATACCCCTCATCACCCATATTTTTGAgcagctttgatttttttctcttcGAATTGAGCGGACTTGTTCGCGCGATCGCTCGGGGTCTCGTAAAAACCCAGCTTCGATCAAGGTTCTCTTTCTCCGAAGACAGCGGCGCCGCCAACTGAGTCTACTGCAAGAGGCCTTTGAACTAGAAACTGCACGGACTGCTACGATGAGTCACTATACACTCGAGGAAGTATTATTTTGACTGGTGATTGTAAATGACGTTGGAGATTCCCTGCTTTGAGAAAATGCACTAGTTCGCGGCAGGATGCACGGATACGTTGGTATACTTCCACTACGGTGACTTCGATTCTATGCAATTGACGAACCACCCGGTGCGCTAAGGGAAAAAAACTTCTATATTAAAAAAGAACTTTTCCATTGAAAAACCATGTTTCCATTGGTGAATTGTTTACCCTCGTACGCTATCATTGAGCTCATTTCATGTGGGAACCACATTCAATTGTTCAAACTAAAACGCGACTCACTGCCTTCGTATAGTTTAGTTAATATGTAAGGTAAAGTAGATCCAATCGTTAGCATCTTCCAAATTAATTTCATGTTCAAGGCCAAACTTCTATGAACTTACATCCacggaaaatgaattgattAGCTACATGCATTTCAGGTGAAGGCTATATGCAAGCCTTGTACTGATTATTAGAGCTGCTTGCTAGCTTGTATCGGTAAGCAGACGCCCAAAGTCAGTTCGCTGCAACTAATGAGCGAAAAAAAATGTGCATCGGCTTGCTTGATGTTTGCTGTGAGTATTTAGGCTAtacttttccaaaaaaaaaacgcggAAATGCGAATCCGTCCCACATTTTGCTGATCGAAGCAACAAGGAAGTTTCCCAATTATAGAGGCGTAAAATTGGAGCGCTTCATTAATTGGCAATTGGCCTTCGTCTGTAAAGCGAGGAATTTTCCAATTATAGATCAGTTATGATGGTGAAGATGACACAGCTACAAAAATGTTTCTGCTTCTACTGTCATGAAATAATTATATGCTAATCTATAACAACGATCTTAACCATAAACAAGATGGTAACTGGAATCaattattgcgcacttcccccTAAACTAGAATTgacactttcaaagtgcgagtaatcaaactgctactgaaaacaaCGAGCTTTCAAAACACATAAAATtaaagtgatagagatggtattcTCATAGACAGACTAGCCGAACTAATCAGTCTCTTGAAAACAGCACTATTCGAGTGCCACAACATATACAACCCCTTAATGGAACGATTCCAAAAAGTAACTAGCTTGGGTTTTACCTGAAGCTTATTCATGGCAAACCTGTGCAATCATCACACCCGCAGTGCATCCTGCATTCCTATGTTTATGCACTGGGATTCCCATCAATAATTAAACCTACGAGCGAGTATCTTTGCAAACTCAGATGACACTTGAAGATATCATTATTTTCCGAATTAGAGCACATTGCGCACTATTCTGCCCAAATCCTAAAAACAAGAAGTCGTCTTCCATGGTCATACGTCGTCAAGCTTCGAGGGCATTGTTCCAAAATAATGTGCTAGTCGGTAACGTTAGCATACTAATTCTTTGAGCTGATACTTccagccgtttaggtgctgattccatgagccatttagctcctttTCCCGCGAGCCTTATCACCAGCTATTCGGATAATCCCCGATGGGGAACTCACCCTTCTCTGACTGAGAGTTCATtggcggaggaatttctcccgacaccgatacttgCTTCCTTGATCCATTTACCTCTCAGCTTTATCAAGATCTACTCGGTTATTATTCTGCGATGAACTACCCTAATTCGTAGTAGCGATGCCTATTtggtgagccaattagctcccattttTGTCAAGATATACTCGGGTAGTATGAATCTTCCCTACTGTAAATTCCCTGGCGGTAGGTTTCTCCCGATACCCGATGTTCGTCtccgtgagccatttatctTCTCCCTTCGACCCGATCTACCCGATTTAGTCTCCGGCGGTGATCCTAACCTACTCaatgggccagccagtaggtgctgaggtctgtcTAGCGATTCCGGTTCACAGGCGcctcaacgacccactgctaactATTCCACACGATCCACTCGCTCTAAttcccgacgatggatctagcctactcacgagctatccggtagggtATCGAGGTCGGTCAGGTGATTTCAGTGAAGCCTAGAGTCTGGTTCATTGGCGTACTACTCGGCTGGTCCCCGGTGGTGGACCTAATCTgaagctcggagagtatactcgtaatccGCATTCTGTACAGCACTACGGTGATATTTACTCAGCTGGCGCTGTTGAACACGTTCTTCGTGTTAATCGTAACCACGCTGCAGTAGCGATTAttccttctcttttgcttcaatacTTTCTCCGCGCTCGTGATGACTGTGCGGCTGGCGCTCACCGTCGAGACTcctttccggaatccgaactgcctctgcgatagtccgttctcactttcagcgtagttcgtCAGCCTGTGAATGACACTTTCCAGAATTTTagcaagagtatccagcaggtatataggccgatacgatgctggatctcctgatGGCTTTCCTGGTTCTGGTAGCAACACCagtttctggatcttccatctgtccgggaagtagccttccTAGTTCGTCGTGGGAGACTCGACGGTCATCAAcgtttccaccgtctgcatcaacgtacggtgataattttcaatttgtcagcgcacatttcagctggcgtcgTTGGACACTTGATCTTGGCCACCACGACACGTTAACCGTCGCCCCAGGGACTAGCGTCTAGTTCTCTGCACAGCTTCTTGTAGCAGGTGAACTTACTAAGCACTATCTAGCGTTTTAAAGCGACCCTAGCCGTCCGGAATGTCACcttccactcttctctgactgcctcagatcttgctctctgaacgcatTTTCTGGCTTTCATGCAGGCAGCACCACGgaggatgctgagcctttcgttccatTGATACGCCGGCAGTTGCTTGGCATTGATACGTAACACGCCCTCGCTAATGTTACCGACAGCTCATCGGAATTCAAAATTGGAGCGAGGCTGTCAGTACGAAGTGATTCCACAAAAAAGTTCTTGTGGAAGTCACACACACAGTTTTCACTTTCGCTCGCCACTTTCAGGTAACTGGTAGATTGTTGTAACTGTCTCATGGATTAAAAAGATCTTGATAGTGTCACTAACCCTCGCACATAGCTCATATCATGTTTCATCGTCGCTTTGTTCAACCGTTTGACCGGGAGACCGCACTTCTGCAAAATCTTCCACAGCTAATCTTGTTGATTGATTGTTTCTTATGGAATTTTGAAGTCGGTGAACTAGGTTTCTGTGTGCATCACGCAACATTTTTGAGTATTTGTTACAGTACCAGTGCAACCCTCTTGATATTGTGCGACAAGCTCCTTTTCGAACTCTCAGACGGTGTTGAGTAGATTTATCGCCGGGAACATTCTGGGTTGATGTttggagctaaatgactcaaccACGCAAGCTAAACGGCCTAATATACACCAAAAATTATGGAATGCAAAAGGAAAGCCGACAATTACGGGTTTACTGTGGAAAATTCGTGAGCAAAAAAACCTGCGTAAAAGTACAAACACCCACCCCACGTAGTAATACTAAGATGTACTCCAACGGGAAAAAGCAGAGCGGAGTGAGAGAAGTGTCTTAGTGGATAGGCACGAAAGTGAGTCCCACACACTGCCAATACCCTACAtacaagatttttttatgatttttaaaccTTACAAAAACacacattttacgatctcgtcGAAGAGAGTAGAGTGGCACATGTCGGGTTTAGGTTGTATAAACTTTCTATAAGAGAAATACGATAACGGTCGTTGCTTCgccatttttttacaattataTAAACATATAAAAACCTATTTGTTTGGATACACCTTAGCTATTTTTTTTAAGACTAGAACGTACGAATTTAAAGCAGCCAAAACTGCCTGTTATActgctgatgagacgaagtcgaaacgcaaatttagACTTTGTTTAAGTTGGATATTATGCCCTTTATGTACAAATTAGATTATCACAAATTTTCTCTTTAGAAATAAATTGAGCATGGTATTGAATTTTACCAAGTGCACAGGAATACAACTCCTTAAATGTTCGGTATATCCGCAGTATATGAAGGGATTTTATCAATCCATGGTAAAAATTTGACATTGCCAAGTATAAGTAAACCATAAATAATCGATTTCTCAATTGCGAATTTTTACTTGTGCCATACCGTAATGGGTAGAATTAGGCTTCTCACTAAATTCATCTCTAGGCCACCCTTACagttcagacagttattttgtTCGATCGCGCCCGCTTCTAGTCAATGAAAGTGAAACAGAATCAACAATGAAGTGCAATAGCTACATGTACGCTCAGATTCGGCTTTGTTTGCTGGTTTTCTCCGTCTTCGCGAGGTTGCTTGTTTTGCCGCCCTGGTTAAGCGTCTTTTATGACCGTTTAAATTTTCGCCACCGTTTTGGTTTACGACTGAATTACTCAATCAAACAACAGGCGCCGCCGTCGCTAGGCAACGCGATTCGTCTGTGTATGTTTACTGGGGGTAACCAGCCACGGACTTAATAGAATTACCTCCGCCTGACCAAGGCCCTGTCTGAGATTCATTTGgtttgcttttttttttcttatggtTTCAATTGCAAGACAAAAAGTTGTAGGTTCTTTCCAGTTGTCCAGTCCATGGCAACGATCTGCGTTGAGTGCATTTAACTATCTTTTACATTGGTTACTTCGAGGGCGGTCTTTGTTTAACACCTGTCGAAGCAGAATAATTTTCCGCTGCTATTGGGTTCATATCCGGAACACCtcttattttattttgtgattTGTTAGTATTTTTTGCAAACCTTTGGCAACGATTCACTCAGGAATGTGATTTTGTATGCAGCTGCACCGCTCACTATAGTGCCCATGCTGCGAGGGGTTACATACATtaggaaaacaaattaaattacaAATTCTAGTGTTATTATATTTTTCCAGGTGCACGGAACCTATGTAAAATTCTTTGTTCTCAAATTAATCATCACTTCCTTGTAGGAGGCAACGCTTCTTAACCACTCTGGGATCGAGCAATTTCAGATTCATCTTTTATTAAACGTATGTCTTGTTTCAAGATTGAGAACTTGATGTTTCTTCGTTTCATATGGCAAATTTTCAATTGCTTTTCACAGCTTAATCAACTAACAACTCGATAAATAGCACATTATTATATTAGTTTGAATCGTTTTCACACTCTTCATACGATTAGTGATACCGTTATCGTACATTTCATTTGTCAGAGCCATTGTGTGTGTGACATTTGTGATTACGTTGCTATTTCAAAAAGAGAAATAATTGAGGTTTCACTGGATAAGAGTTGAGATTCTATTGCTAATCAGTGATAATAAATTACTTAAATACGTCATCCGTTTAATAGCTGCTCGTGtatatcgaaaaaaaagttgCGCTGGATTGATATGTTAGGAAAATAAATAACTCCGGAATGTGAAAACAGTTAgtcttacaaaaaaaaaaagatcacTACTCTGAGCCAAAACTCGCCGATTCAGTCTTCCCCAATGACCAGTAGTGTGGTGGCTGTTGGCGTGGTAGGCTCTGGACTCGTCTCCAACTCGGGCGGTGGACTACTGGGCAAATCGGTGGTAGCGGCTGGATCTCCTGGATATGCTGGATCGATTCTGGGCGAGATGCCTGCCAGTTCCTGCTGGATCAATCTTTCAAAGTCGGAATCGATTTCGGTCAGCCGTTCCAGCAGCTTGTCCCGGTAGGTTTCGGGCCATTTGCTGGACCACTGATTGAATAGTTTTACCTGGAAATAGTCGGTTGAGCAGCAGATGATTAGATTAGCGAGGAGTTTTAAAAAGTTAGATGCGCTAATTACTACACTTCTTTCATTATTTCTTCTAGTATAAATTGAAACAATATACAGGGAATAaggattttttaaatgcatggCGTCTTTTCTCAGCAATGCAGATGAGTTTATTCTCGTTTCATGAGTTTGAGATAAGTAAAGCAAATTTTTGGAACGATTAGTTGATGCCCGGTTTGAACCTACGCTATTGCGATCGGTATTTAACTCAAACTGAAAAactaacacaataaaagtatataCCGCAATGTGGTGAATAACTATGTCGAAAACGGTCTGATGATGCAAGTCGTCTAAGTCAACCATCGTTTTCTGGATCAGGAAGGTTTCAAAGCGCTAGaagaattattgaatatttttagTAAATAAGTAGGTTGCTTTTGCTTTggtatttttttgtaattttaattatggatattttaaccttaggttcattcgcctctttgtctgGTTAgggaaatctctaaccctatgtgtaaggttgggaatcgaacccaggtgagctgcgtacaaggcaatttaTTTACCAACTACGGTATGCCCGCCCCCTTTGTGAAAAAGTAGTTTGAAGGATATTTCAATCACGCACCAGTATACATTTCACAGATGATTTCGAGACCACCCTAAACAATTGCAAGATTAATACTACGATTCAAAGATAGTAATTATATTCCAGACTATTGTTATACTACGCTATTTTagatagaaaatattttttctcactAAGTAGTaagtttttccatataaacttaaGTGGAAAGTCGAGGAGCAACCAATCGCTTCTAAAATAAACACCATCTACCGAAACACAAGCTTGTTTGATTTTGTTTTCGTAAACTCGGTTCGACTCCAAGCTACTTTCGTGTGAATTTCGCGTTCGTCGTAAACATGAATAGGATCTGTTAAGTGTTGTGCTCGCTAATTATgataattttgaacatttttccacCAAACCTTCCTAATGGCAATTCTGTAATAAATTATCATTACGGTTTCTCGGTTCAAAACTTAAAGCAATTCCTGAAAAAGCAGTATTGGAATTAAAGGTAGTACTGTTTGAGTAGTGGAAGGGAATCAAATGTGTTTTCAAATattaacaaaacaaatattaatACTAAAATGTTCCGTGTCACCACTACAAAATGATCATGTAAACGCCGCACAACTTTTTGATATTCCGCACGACAAACTGACTGTACAAAGAAAGCAATAACGATGAAGACGTGGACGATAGCGCGAGAAAAGGAAGACGAACGCAGTAGAAAACTGCGCTAACAAGACCCGACGGGCAGGTAGTAACTTTACGTTATTTTTTATTGACTATAAAGATCCATGGTTCAGTTATGCTAAAGCATTGAGTCGTTAAAATTTCTTGACTTCTTTCGTCTAACGCTAgctttctttttcaattttgcctTTTTTTCAAGCTAAACCACGGTAATTTTTTGTTCGAAACTCAaccgaatttttgaaaaaccatGTGTCAGACGACAGCCAATGGGATACAAAAATAGTCTTTTGGAATTTTCTGTTTCAGATGAATTGCACCGGAATCTTGCCAATCGTTCGACCTTACATTTTTGAGAGTGGTACATTCAAGGCCAATCATctaaaaaatcatgttaaaagtTCAATACTAAACGATTCGAACTTAAAGAGGGATGAGCCCATTTGTATTAATGGTTTTCCTGCAATCCATCctcaaaaaatgttaaaacgCGTTATTTGTAGAGAACCCTCTTAAGACAAAATGCAATAGATTTCAACTGAACTAAGTCAAGATGAATGACATCAATATTCCAAGCAGGAGATTGCactgaaaattcaaatttgtgtCAGCTTTTCATTTTGATGACTACATAATTTACTGACAGGAATTACCACTCACCTGAGAAATGCTATCAAAAACCTAGAATCTTCCCTCCTGCTGAAACATTTACCGATGCAACAGAAAATGATACAGATCGACACTATAATCGTCGTTGTTGTTGACATTATCTTTTCTTTTTAAAACAAGCATCCAGAAAGCTaagattttctcaataatttctAGTTTCTAAACGTTTCGGGGGTTTTCCGTCTTCGTAGAAATTTTCAACAATGAACGTCTGCTAGTTTGCGATTTTTACTGGTTTCATATATTCCTTTTAATTTATTGAACGGGATTTTTGTTGATTGTCGTCTTCCATTATTCCATCTGCAAATGAAGTAAGATTTATGGTGTAATTTAGTAGTTTTGAAATCTTCACCATAGCGttcaaatcaaaattcaaaTCCTTAAATGTTTTGTATTAATGCATCAAACAGTGAAATTTGGCAACAGAAGCGACAAGGATAAAACATCTGGCAGCCTC is part of the Topomyia yanbarensis strain Yona2022 chromosome 1, ASM3024719v1, whole genome shotgun sequence genome and encodes:
- the LOC131677284 gene encoding uncharacterized protein C14orf119, producing MATGGGGGGAGGGGILGSGHNLTVDREFRYVIQWFTEWSDFQREDFVPVMATYLAESKPPGGPVYVNGIISGMANVSGQDKPMSLFQCRVKLFNQWSSKWPETYRDKLLERLTEIDSDFERLIQQELAGISPRIDPAYPGDPAATTDLPSSPPPELETSPEPTTPTATTLLVIGED